In a genomic window of Vanessa tameamea isolate UH-Manoa-2023 chromosome 31, ilVanTame1 primary haplotype, whole genome shotgun sequence:
- the LOC113401456 gene encoding uncharacterized protein LOC113401456, producing MSESNDSLDVLCKGVSELTVLSFRKLDDVKRLAKHFHKVINDPVTQQSAVVLRYLKNLDETHRKIFLKKREGVEVEYIFTTEKKSSLQRQRFNSLPVSDVPDILKTEFSIAETAKQSHICTDCQVEIELNDDEPLLESLQKHFNLDVHLPKLKRESIDVAEPIILPKMSRRLSAMECGDNPGQSIEHIIQLVKPMEKLEKTFLSKLETSLIRYLPDNSEASIDAAIKFYQTLYDKLCQDMMSIDFSTQASSVAPIIMSIKDNVNQNFAADANKNFDNDDGDQNNDRPLKNQVKKYRYYGPIENLIVKLLTNHKLLTLVDDRTGKLAFFCMACEYYTLRFRYDSVLNHVFSETHIHNLACILESDENIPQFAKNEPTIEKIKNFNTYMTKQFLCDYGRARDQMQEYCALCKVVLETNEKLILHILDENHLSRLSDRLYRKMKTKNLDGPVPDEWGPKSLDWAKFLASVGKPLNNRDHVVIENFIKPSGKIANYCSCCDMTLRGPRQVLFNHIRQKKHLRNAAPHKLSLLYKNQCRPAEYFASFGNYYVCAICPSYIALPSFAATVEHFESTLHIETISKLINSALNSDYDKKLLDLNKIIVNDGFKCELCDLTFADIRETITHILSNFEHQNSMVEARVKANKADIISIYMQGNYVLHSEGATFTCVPCKGVFNSIRSLLFHLVYAEHFNHKPTAENVFRFYLELKHNVNMLSRNKYVYYDFGKLKCGVCDSDVDDGENAKRHVLSSRHRDNMGASYVNINLDASAME from the coding sequence ATGTCCGAATCAAATGACAGTTTGGATGTTTTATGCAAAGGCGTGTCCGAACTCACCGTTCTTTCATTCCGGAAGCTTGACGACGTGAAACGATTGGCCAAACACTTCCACAAGGTCATCAATGATCCCGTCACTCAACAGAGTGCCGTTGTTTTGCGTTATCTGAAAAACTTGGACGAGACTCACCGTAAGATATTTCTCAAGAAACGTGAGGGTGTTGAAGTTGAGTATATATTTACGACGGAGAAGAAGAGCAGCTTGCAAAGGCAGCGTTTCAACAGCTTGCCTGTCAGCGATGTGCCAGACATACTTAAAACTGAATTCTCGATCGCGGAGACAGCAAAACAAAGCCATATATGCACGGACTGTCAGGTCGAAATCGAGTTAAATGATGACGAACCGTTACTGGAATCGCTTCAGAAACACTTCAATCTTGATGTCCATCTACCCAAGTTGAAAAGGGAGAGCATTGATGTGGCTGAACCAATTATTTTGCCAAAAATGTCAAGGCGTCTCTCCGCTATGGAGTGCGGTGATAACCCCGGACAAAGCATCGAACATATTATACAGTTAGTGAAGCCGATGGAGAAGTTGGAGAAGACATTCCTTAGTAAGCTGGAGACGTCGTTGATCAGATACTTGCCGGATAACTCCGAAGCAAGCATTGACGCAGCCATAAAGTTCTATCAGACACTGTACGATAAGCTCTGCCAAGATATGATGTCTATTGATTTTTCAACTCAAGCGAGCTCTGTCGCCCCGATAATTATGAGCATTAAGGATAATGTGAATCAGAATTTCGCAGCTGACGCTAATAAAAATTTCGACAATGATGATGGTGACCAAAACAACGATAGACCGCTCAAGAACCAAGTTAAGAAATATCGTTACTACGGACCTATAGAGAACTTAATAGTTAAGCTATTGACGAATCACAAACTATTGACTCTAGTGGATGATCGTACAGGGAAACTTGCTTTTTTTTGCATGGCGTGcgaatattatactttaagatTTCGTTATGACAGTGTCTTAAACCATGTGTTTAGTGAGACGCACATACACAACCTCGCTTGCATTCTAGAATCAGACGAAAATATACCGCAATTCGCTAAAAATGAACCGACAATCGAAAAGATTAAGAACTTCAACACCTATATGACGAAGCAGTTTTTATGTGATTATGGAAGGGCACGTGATCAAATGCAGGAATATTGCGCTCTTTGCAAGGTCGTTCTTGAAACGAATGAAAAATTAATCTTGCACATATTGGACGAGAATCATCTATCCCGACTATCAGATAGGCTGTACCGGAAGATGAAAACGAAAAATCTAGACGGCCCGGTGCCTGATGAGTGGGGCCCCAAAAGTTTGGATTGGGCGAAGTTTTTGGCCAGTGTCGGCAAACCTCTGAACAATCGCGACCATGTTGTGATCGAGAATTTTATAAAGCCGTCTGGGAAGATCGCTAATTACTGTTCCTGCTGTGACATGACCTTACGCGGTCCAAGACAAGTTTTGTTCAATCACATTCGCCAAAAGAAACATTTGCGCAACGCGGCACCGCACAAATTATCGCTGTTGTACAAAAATCAGTGCCGTCCAGCCGAATATTTCGCAAGCTTCGGCAATTATTACGTTTGCGCTATTTGTCCAAGTTACATCGCTCTGCCGTCATTCGCGGCGACTGTCGAACATTTCGAGAGCACGCTGCACATCGAGACGATATCGAAGTTGATAAATTCGGCCCTAAATTCTGACTACGATAAGAAATTGTtggatttgaataaaataatcgtaAACGATGGCTTTAAATGCGAATTATGCGACTTAACATTCGCTGATATTAGAGAAACAATAACGCACATCCTATCGAACTTCGAGCACCAGAATTCGATGGTCGAAGCGAGAGTCAAAGCGAACAAAGCTGATATTATCAGCATATATATGCAAGGGAATTATGTACTGCATAGCGAAGGCGCGACGTTCACTTGCGTTCCGTGCAAAGGCGTTTTTAATTCCATAAGATCGCTGCTCTTCCATTTGGTATATGCGGAGCACTTCAACCATAAGCCGACAGCTGAGAACgtgtttcgtttttatttggaattaaaGCACAATGTCAATATGCTGTCTAGGAATAAATACGTTTACTACGATTTTGGTAAACTGAAGTGCGGTGTCTGTGATTCGGATGTCGATGATGGGGAAAACGCGAAACGCCACGTTTTGTCGTCTCGCCACCGGGATAATATGGGGGCCAGttacgttaatattaatttagatgcATCTGCTATGGAATGA